From the Carassius gibelio isolate Cgi1373 ecotype wild population from Czech Republic chromosome B25, carGib1.2-hapl.c, whole genome shotgun sequence genome, one window contains:
- the si:ch211-256a21.4 gene encoding uncharacterized protein si:ch211-256a21.4: MKGPEVVDSRSRFRFIESCLGLMGCLCISYAIWTPRWLDDRGLWTSGNVSRLDDSWTTEDIAKALEAERVFAVVAFLMSVSSGLLCLMFALCWTSQTVRSYSNTRSLLMAGQVLDPTTLLLFTLVPTGFFFFLSWALFTHEHIGEIRDDVSRLGPSYWLGVLGWASLLAVLPVVFLAEKFVVPDILPELKNAAEMWWKAPEVAHARSLSEGCYRSQHKSHPDFRRYLSVP; the protein is encoded by the exons ATGAAAGGACCAGAAGTGGTCGACTCGAGAAGTCGTTTTCGATTTATTGAGTCCTGTCTCGGCTTGATGGGCTGTTTGTGTATCAGCTATGCGATCTGGACACCTCGGTGGCTGGATGACCGGGGTCTGTGGACCTCGGGGAATGTTTCCAGACTGGATGACAGCTGGACCACTGAAGACATTGCTAAAG CTCTGGAGGCTGAGAGAGTGTTTGCAGTGGTGGCTTTCCTGATGTCGGTGAGCTCTGGACTGCTGTGTCTCATGTTTGCTCTCTGCTGGACGTCTCAAACGGTGCGTTCCTACTCCAACACTCGCTCGCTGCTGATGGCAGGCCAGGTGCTTGATCCGACCACCCTGCTGCTGTTCACACTAGTACCTACAG ggtttttcttttttctcagctGGGCGCTTTTTACACATGAACATATTGGTGAGATCAGGGATGATGTCAGTCGACTCGGTCCGTCCTATTGGCTGGGAGTGTTGGGTTGGGCTTCTCTATTGGCCGTGCTGCCTgtggtcttcctggcagagaagTTTGTGGTTCCCGACATCCTGCCGGAGTTAAAAAATGCTGCCGAAATGTGGTGGAAGGCTCCTGAGGTTGCACACGCGCGATCGTTAAGTGAGGGTTGCTATCGTTCACAGCATaagtctcatcctgacttcaggaGGTATTTGTCAGTGCCTTGA
- the accs gene encoding 1-aminocyclopropane-1-carboxylate synthase-like protein 1 yields MHLIHVYGKKYERGSNWSEPEVLELLQIWSDVPVQTELVTCLRNQHVFNRIASTLRQKGINRTGDQCREKIKKLKLEYKQKTLRSVRYYELMERAQSNRSAATSGSTLPLWGGTVTNQVTGMQGSEAPGQQPRAGEILEIKTEVMSSDDEAAGPPEMLYEFGPVDEDDEAGAADHKHAGPSTEENTEMDGEQGNTHVICSPSDCSDQNMTGSSGAGVSPATAPIVMRDGGSHGDQEGGSGSFHQRKRRRVGRGADGVLSNALAGYLSWQQTAEERFLALEEDRMRQEARAEERREQQEERRAKQERDHEFRLMSMLSKVLSSSRGTDDQSASTSRETLPVPSTSQTLFPYVLPSSAKAVPSMPWGDQTARFSPYLSRRGNSMRLHQGILQEGYNQYRANKHDENSNPHGIINLGTSENKLCFDLLQKRLMRPDMLQIEPAFLQYPDWKGHSFLREEVAKFLSDYCCSPKPLKPKNVVVMNGCGSLFSALAATLCDPEDAILIPSPFYGVITEDVGLYSSVKLHHVPLYSQPTGSDVRPFQLTVEKLENSLKDAKKEGLNIKALILLNPHNPLGEVYSSEEMISFLEFAKMHKLHVIVDEIYMLSVFNETDTFRSVLSLDGLPDPQRTHIMWGVSKDFAMAGMRVGMVYSENRDLVQALDQLGCFHGVPGPTQYQMAQLLRDRDWLNGEFLPENRRRLREAHSFMTEELKKLDIPFLHRSAGFFIWADLSKYLRVKTFAEELSLWRCFLKHKVLLSCGQAFSCVSPGWFRIIFTDQLHKLKLGMQRFKCALEELQGSSVLETQQTTSEEQDDSCGTASREDTKTIDECKDQTLKSSSVQTKHDTVHIKAEPVSLADENFAIINGQSDIHSESLDSLIGTLRQQIVTSDWLEKHKPELAAGQDPTQLDVFTDLLEKARK; encoded by the exons ATGCATTTGATTCACGTCTACGGTAAAAAGTACGAACGCGGCAGCAACTGGTCCGAGCCAGAGGTTCTGGAGCTGCTGCAGATCTGGTCAGACGTGCCGGTCCAAACCGAGCTAGTGACCTGTCTCCGAAACCAGCATGTGTTCAACCGAATCGCCAGCACTCTGCGGCAGAAGGGCATCAATCGGACCGGGGATCAATGCAGGGAGAAGATCAAGAAGTTAAAGCTGGAGTACAAGCAGAAGACGTTGAGATCCGTGAGGTATTACGAGCTGATGGAAAGGGCGCAGAGCAACCGATCCGCCGCTACCTCCGGTTCGACTTTGCCTTTATGGGGCGGCACAGTGACGAACCAGGTCACCGGAATGCAGGGGTCAGAGGCGCCTGGTCAGCAGCCCAGAGCAGGCGAGATTCTGGAGATCAAGACGGAGGTGATGAGCTCGGATGATGAAGCTGCGGGCCCTCCTGAGATGCTCTATGAGTTCGGACCTgttgatgaggatgatgaggcaGGAGCAGCTGATCACAAACATGCGGGTCCGAGCACAGAGGAGAACACTGAGATGGACGGAGAGCAGGGAAACACGCATGTCATCTGTTCTCCATCAG ATTGCAGTGACCAGAACATGACCGGCTCCTCCGGTGCGGGTGTTTCCCCGGCAACAGCTCCCATTGTGATGAGAGACGGAGGTAGCCATGGCGACCAGGAAGGGGGTTCCGGATCGTTCCATCAGAGGAAGCGTCGGCGAGTGGGACGTGGGGCCGATGGGGTGTTATCGAATGCTCTGGCTGGATATCTAAGCTGGCAGCAGACAGCAGAAGAGCGTTTCCTGGCTCTGGAGGAGGACCGGATGCGGCAGGAGGCGCGGGCCGAGGAGCGCAGGGAGCAGCAGGAGGAGAGGCGAGCGAAGCAGGAGAGAGATCATGAGTTTCGTCTCATGTCCATGTTGTCCAAAGTCCTGAGTTCATCACGTGGGACGGATGACCAGAGTGCCTCCACCAGCAGGGAAACGCTCCCGGTGCCCAGCACCTCACAAACCTTGTTCCCCTATGTCTTACCCAGCAGTGCCAAAGCTGTACCCAGCATGCCTTGGGGTGATCAGACGGCACGGTTCAGCCCGTACCTTTCCCGCCGTGGCAATAGCATGCGTCTGCACCAGGGAATCCTGCAGGAAGGCTACAATCAGTATCGTGCCAACAAACACGACGAGAATTCAAACCCTCAT ggCATTATAAACTTAGGGACCAGTGAAAACAAGCTGTGCTTTGACCTCCTGCAGAAAAGA CTGATGCGACCCGACATGCTTCAGATTGAACCAGCGTTCTTACAATACCCCGACTGGAAAGGCCACAGTTT CCTTCGAGAGGAAGTTGCTAAGTTCCTGTCAGACTACTGCTGTTCTCCCAAACCGCTAAAACCCAAGAAC GTCGTTGTTATGAACGGTTGTGGGTCTCTGTTCTCGGCTTTGGCAGCTACGCTCTGTGACCCAGAAG atGCCATTCTCATCCCGTCCCCCTTCTATGGTGTGATAACAGAGGATGTGGGCTTGTACAGCAGTGTCAAACTACACCATGTGCCACTTTACAGTCAG cccacaggaagtgatgtcagacCATTCCAGCTAACTGTTGAGAAATTGGAGAACTCTCTTAAAGACGCCAAAAAAgag GGATTGAACATCAAAGCCCTGATCCTTTTAAACCCCCACAATCCACTGGGAGAAGTGTACTCGTCTGAAGAGATGATCAGCTTTCTAGAGTTTGCCAAAAT GCACAAGCTTCATGTGATTGTGGATGAGATTTACATGCTCTCCGTTTTCAATGAGACGGACACATTTCGCAGTGTTCTCAGCTTGGATGG GTTGCCAGATCCCCAAAGAACCCACATTATGTGGGGCGTCAGTAAG GACTTTGCTATGGCAGGAATGCGAGTTGGCATGGTCTACTCTGAGAATAGAGATTTGGTTCAGGCCCTGGATCAGCTGGGCTGCTTCCACGGAGTCCCAGGACCCACACAGTACCAGATGGCACAGCTTCTTCGAGACAGAG ACTGGCTGAATGGTGAGTTCCTTCCAGAGAACAGACGCAGGCTAAGAGAGGCTCACAGCTTCATGACCGAAGAGCTGAAGAAACTGGACATACCATTCCTGCACAGGAGTGCGGGTTTCTTCATCTGGGCAGACTTGAGCAAG TATCTGAGGGTGAAGACGTTTGCTGAGGAGCTGTCTCTGTGGAGGTGTTTCCTCAAGCACAAGGTTCTGCTGAGCTGCGGTCAGGCCTTCAGCTGTGTGTCTCCAGGCTGGTTCAGAATCATCTTCACTGATCAGCTGCACAAACTAAAGCTAG GTATGcagaggtttaaatgtgcatTAGAAGAACTTCAGGGCTCTTCAGTGCTTGAGACACAGCAGACAACAAGTGAGGAACAGGATGACAGCTGTGGGACAGCAAGTAGGGAAGACACTAAGACGATAGACGAGTGCAAAGACCAGACACTTAAGTCCTCAAGCGTTCAAACCAAACATGACACAGTACACATTAAGGCAGAACCCGTCTCATTGGCTGATGAGAACTTTGCCATTATTAATGGCCAATCCGACATCCACTCAGAGAGTCTGGACTCTCTGATTGGTACTCTGCGACAGCAGATCGTCACATCTGATTGGCTGGAGAAGCACAAGCCTGAGCTAGCTGCTGGACAGGACCCAACACAATTGGATGTTTTCACAGACCTGCTTGAAAAAGCCAGGAAATAG